The following proteins are encoded in a genomic region of Takifugu flavidus isolate HTHZ2018 chromosome 3, ASM371156v2, whole genome shotgun sequence:
- the LOC130522939 gene encoding synaptopodin-2 isoform X3, whose translation MGIGDYMCVTLRGGAPWGFTLKEGAGETYRPLLVSQVEEGGPASLAGVKDGDEMVSLNGEPCADLTLSQAVDVVDASADCLQLLIRRCCSVSAEEEEPEEMCPGQGSDATTESTTLHIFSSEQRCQSPRELFIPASQDEAFYDLNSNRAVSKGPELVCTELRVSSPADQRGQEPDQERCFSPGDLVELQVSVQTSSDGGCASLGSALGILGEPSNREAADMVHKTTTGVLQLEPGDLRQPLKQLGMVVGSPEGPGREEGAQEHLQGSEGRGMTRVGGPEVSGRAGSQSEGEGGGGCEGDPRSFSVSFGTPSDDGTPAEEQDSDSEGDPDKPHKHHARHSRLRRCESLSEKQVKEAKSKCKRIALLLTTAPSNPNNKGVLMFKKHRQRAKKYTLVSYGTGEDEPESSDEEDGEGGEPCTVEFTLVATSDSEIDKHFQTNSKSVLAVSLDKGLLEIERNLNNQAEMECLPETKGKGAVMFAQRRQRMDEIAAEHEELRRHGIPVEGIQEAEKNLAEQSYMQSAAESHVYMDVSAHQQSQQQQYQQYYEQQQYQQQQYPKEYQQQQQHYEQQHFQQQQMYQQQQAYGQEQQMQHYSTNINGTVQHQTSEMQTTFSNRTAKPFSVENMAAVPYSPPASGFTQDSFGHGEQIASRDERISTPAIKTGVLMEGRKRNTAKPMFTFKERPKVSPNPALLNLLNKGDKKLGFESGPEEDYLSLGAEACNFLQSSLKNKNPPPVAPKPAVNPTCLPWSTQTELANQAVAQQPENGVSTPTVVPIAESAPASELEPTPAPVAEPSPPPAPQGVPVSATTMDPHTLTLPEPEPQEQSLQVTTEEDNVAAGLSQPAPQTTWAVSQVQTQQQQSSHSWHQVQPQEVAASQSPSQPPWIASQSPQAQVQPPTLTSTWSPQNQLSWNPPVEQARPPTHAHPTWGHPQEQRQAQPPWAQSQPPNMQPTPPAWGQPQDQQVQKQQPQAPWVEPPQAQPHHHQPPWIQPQQKVQAQPPWGQLQPEVQQQPPWVQQHQAPQQEWAQAQAPGQPQQPWMSAQRQQPQQPSTNAWPPSQTQAQTQPPWVQPSQVQVPAGPEANVNPWAPVPAKAQAHPPWAQSSAEHGQQSTTQTQQQAPWAQPVSPQTTPQPSQRPPMSTWGSAQTPPQTAVNTWTPQLQRAPPNVSTSAVNTRPSPKPWTPPQNAPQSQSHPPPPQRMHSYTIAHRASPPINPMATVLNPSSQSSPLNLPAVRGKGADMFVKRQSRMEKFVVDSETVEANKASRSTSPAASLPNEWKYTPNAHGRSYSHSPPSGLLFRGQRPASASSSPRPSRVDKGYKRLSPWEAASRNPLGLVDEAFPFQDLQQDLVSSVHSAAQRRSLPEPPAEWKAKVSYQAPQGAGTWSLIRNQSRAPLPSFLSPQSSVSAPPGYRSLPRQWQPQRPPASNVGTSRSFSEVRRPVGMQQGYKTVYTSNMGWRR comes from the exons ATGGGCATCGGGGATTACATGTGCGTGACGCTGCGCGGCGGTGCGCCCTGGGGATTCACCTTGAAGGAGGGAGCGGGAGAGACCTACAGACCCCTCCTGGTGTCGCAGGTAG AGGAAGGTGGCCCGGCGTCTCTGGCCGGAGTGAAGGATGGAGATGAGATGGTGTCGCTCAACGGAGAGCCATGCGCCGACCTCACCCTTTCACAGGCCGTTGACGTGGTGGACGCCTCGGCCGActgtctgcagctgctcatTAGAAG ATGCTGCAGCGTCTCTgccgaagaagaagaaccagAGGAGATGTGTCCTGGGCAGGGCtctgatgccaccacagagagCACCAcccttcacatcttctcttcagagcagaggtgtcaaagCCCGAGGGAGCTCTTCATACCTGCGTCCCAGGACGAGGCCTTTTATGACTTGAATAGCAATCGAGCGGTTTCCAAAGGACCCGAACTGGTTTGTACCGAGCTGCGTGTTTCTTCACCGGCCGATCAGCGAGGGCAAGAACCCGACCAAGAGCGCTGCTTCTCTCCGGGTGACCTGGTGGAGCTACAGGTGTCGGTGCAAACCTCCAGCGACGGGGGATGCGCGTCCCTCGGCAGTGCCCTCGGGATCCTCGGGGAGCCATCCAACAGAGAAGCTGCTGACATGGTCCACAAAACCACCACCGGCGTGTTGCAGTTGGAGCCCGGAGATCTCAGACAACCACTCAAACAGCTCGGCATGGTGGTCGGCTCCCCAGAGGGGCCGGGACGGGAGGAGGGAGCGCAAGAGCATCTCCAGGGATCGGAAGGGAGGGGCATGACGAGAGTGGGTGGCCCCGAGGTCAGTGGACGTGCTGGATCCCAaagtgaaggagaaggaggaggaggctgtgaGGGGGATCCTCGGTCTTTCAGCGTCTCGTTTGGAACTCCCTCAGATGACGGGACACCAGCGGAAGAGCAGGACTCTGATTCTGAAGGGGATCCAGACAAACCACACAAACATCACGCAAGACACTCAA GGCTCAGGCGTTGCGAGAGTCTGTCTGAGAAGCAAGTGAAGGAGGCCAAGTCTAAATGTAAGCGTATCGCTCTTCTCCTTACGACCGCTCCTTCCAACCCCAACAACAAGGGGGTGTTGATGTTCAAAAAGCATCGGCAGCGGGCCAAGAAATACACCCTTGTGAGCTACGGCACTGGAGAAGACGAGCCGGAGTCCAGCGACGAAGAAGACGGGGAAGGCGGAGAACCCTGCACTGTTGAATTCACCCTCGTGGCTACGAGTGATTCTGAAATAGACAAACATTTTCAGACTAATAGCAAAAGCGTGCTAGCGGTGAGCCTGGACAAAGGTCTTCTGGAGATTGAACGGAATCTGAACAACCAAGCAGAGATGGAATGTTTGCCTGAAACCAAGGGCAAAGGAGCTGTTATGTTTGCCCAACGGCGGCAAAGGATGGATGAGATCGCTGCCGAACACGAGGAACTTCGGCGCCATGGAATCCCAGTGGAAGGAATTCAAGAGGCTGAAAAGAACCTGGCAGAGCAGTCCTACATGCAGTCCGCCGCAGAGAGCCACGTCTACATGGATGTGAGCGCGCACCAAcaaagccagcagcagcagtaccagCAGTACTATGAACAGCAGCAATACCAACAGCAACAGTATCCTAAAgagtatcagcagcagcagcagcactacgagcagcagcactttcagcagcagcagatgtaccagcagcagcaagccTATGGCCaagagcagcagatgcagcactACTCTACAAACATCAACGGCACCGTCCAGCACCAGACCAGTGAGATGCAGACTACTTTCAGCAATCGCACGGCAAAGCCTTTCTCCGTAGAGAACATGGCGGCCGTCCCTTATTCTCCTCCAGCGAGTGGGTTCACTCAGGATTCTTTTGGGCACGGAGAGCAGATAGCATCCCGGGATGAGCGAATCTCTACTCCTGCTATTAAAACCGGCGTCTTAAtggaagggaggaaaagaaacactGCTAAACCCATGTTCACTTTCAAGGAACGTCCAAAAGTGTCTCCGAACCCAGCATTATTGAACCTCCTCAACAAAGGTGATAAGAAGTTGGGTTTTGAGTCAGGGCCTGAGGAGGACTACCTCAGCCTTGGGGCCGAGGCTTGTAATTTCCTTCAGTCCTCTCTGAAAAATAAGAATCCTCCACCAGTGGCTCCAAAGCCTGCGGTGAATCCCACTTGTCTTCCCTGGTCCACACAGACAGAACTGGCCAACCAGGCAGTGGCTCAACAACCTGAAAATGGCGTTTCCACACCTACTGTGGTCCCGATAGCAGAGTCTGCGCCTGCTTCAGAGCTGGAGCCAACCCCTGCACCTGTTGCTGAgccctctccccctcctgccccccaggGGGTTCCTGTGAGCGCCACTACAATGGATCCACACACGCTGACTCTCCCTGAACCGGAACCTCAAGAACAGTCTCTGCAAGTCACAACCGAGGAAGACAACGTTGCTGCAGGTTTGAGCCAACCTGCTCCACAGACTACCTGGGCGGTGTCACAAGtgcaaacacaacagcagcagtcctCACATTCATGGCATCAAGTCCAGCCTCAGGAAGTAGCAGCAAGTCAATCCCCATCCCAGCCTCCTTGGATAGCAAGTCAGTCCCCTCAGGCACAAGTACAGCCCCCAACACTGACATCTACATGGAGCCCTCAAAACCAGCTGTCATGGAATCCACCTGTGGAGCAAGCACGACCCCCGACCCATGCTCATCCAACCTGGGGCCACCCTCAAGAGCAAAGACAAGCTCAGCCACCATGGGCGCAGTCGCAACCGCCGAATATGCAGCCAACGCCACCAGCATGGGGTCAGCCTCAAGACCAACAAGTGCAAAAGCAGCAGCCCCAGGCCCCATGGGTAGAGCCACCGCAAGCTCagcctcatcatcatcaaccaccgTGGATTCAACCGCAGCAAAAAGTCCAAGCACAACCCCCTTGGGGACAACTTCAGCCAGAagtccagcagcagccgccgtgGGTTCAACAACATCAGGCCCCACAACAAGAGTGGGCCCAGGCCCAAGCGCCAGGGCAGCCTCAACAACCCTGGATGTCTGCTCAGCGTCAACAGCCACAGCAGCCATCAACGAATGCATGGCCACCATCACAAACTCAAGCCCAAACCCAGCCACCGTGGGTGCAGCCATCGCAAGTGCAGGTTCCAGCGGGACCCGAAGCCAATGTGAACCCATGGGCACCGGTACCTGCCAAGGCTCAGGCTCATCCACCGTGGGCCCAGAGCTCTGCAGAGCATGGTCAGCAGTCCACAACTCAGACCCAACAGCAAGCCCCTTGGGCTCAGCCAGTTTCACCACAGACGACACCACAGCCTTCACAGCGACCACCGATGAGCACGTGGGGCTCCGCTCAGACTCCGCCTCAGACAGCTGTGAACACCTGGACGCCACAATTACAGCGAGCACCTCCAAACGTGTCGACGTCTGCGGTCAACACACGTCCCTCTCCAAAACCTTGGACTCCGCCGCAAAATGCTCCACAAAGCCAAAGCCACCCGCCCCCGCCGCAGCGGATGCACTCCTACACAATTGCTCACAGAGCTTCACCACCCATCAACCCGATGGCAACCGTTCTGAACCCATCGTCCCAAAGCTCCCCCTTAAACCTGCCGGCTGTCAGAGGGAAAGGAGCTGATATGTTTGTCAAGAGGCAGTCTCGCATGGAGAAGTTTGTTGTGGATTCCGAGACGGTAGAAGCCAACAAGGCAAGCCGGTCGACGTCTCCTGCCGCGTCGTTGCCCAACGAGTGGAAGTATACGCCAAAT GCACACGGAAGGAGCTACTCCCATTCTCCACCCTCCGGACTGCTGTTCCGAGGGCAGAGGCCAGCTTCAGCCTCGTCGTCTCCGAGGCCCTCCCGGGTGGACAAGGGCTACAAACGCCTCTCGCCATGGGAGGCGGCCTCCCGCAATCCCCTGGGCCTTGTGGACGAAGCCTTTCCtttccaggacctccagcaagACCTCGTCTCAAGCGTCCACTCAGCGGCCCAGCGCCGGAGCCTCCCGGAGCCTCCGGCAGAGTGGAAGGCCAAGGTTTCCTACCAGGCTCCGCAGGGGGCTGGAACTTGGAGCCTGATCCGCAACCAGAGTCGCGCTCCGTTGCCGTCATTCCTGTCTCCGCAGAGCTCCGTCTCTGCTCCCCCTGGCTACCGATCTCTGCCCAGACAGTGGCAACCTCAGAGGCCACCGGCCTCAAACGTGGGGACCTCGCGGTCCTTCTCCGAGGTCAGGAGACCAGTGGGGATGCAACAAGGGTACAAGACGGTGTACACCAGCAACATGGGCTGGAGGCGATAG
- the LOC130522939 gene encoding synaptopodin-2 isoform X1, translated as MGIGDYMCVTLRGGAPWGFTLKEGAGETYRPLLVSQVEEGGPASLAGVKDGDEMVSLNGEPCADLTLSQAVDVVDASADCLQLLIRRCCSVSAEEEEPEEMCPGQGSDATTESTTLHIFSSEQRCQSPRELFIPASQDEAFYDLNSNRAVSKGPELVCTELRVSSPADQRGQEPDQERCFSPGDLVELQVSVQTSSDGGCASLGSALGILGEPSNREAADMVHKTTTGVLQLEPGDLRQPLKQLGMVVGSPEGPGREEGAQEHLQGSEGRGMTRVGGPEVSGRAGSQSEGEGGGGCEGDPRSFSVSFGTPSDDGTPAEEQDSDSEGDPDKPHKHHARHSRLRRCESLSEKQVKEAKSKCKRIALLLTTAPSNPNNKGVLMFKKHRQRAKKYTLVSYGTGEDEPESSDEEDGEGGEPCTVEFTLVATSDSEIDKHFQTNSKSVLAVSLDKGLLEIERNLNNQAEMECLPETKGKGAVMFAQRRQRMDEIAAEHEELRRHGIPVEGIQEAEKNLAEQSYMQSAAESHVYMDVSAHQQSQQQQYQQYYEQQQYQQQQYPKEYQQQQQHYEQQHFQQQQMYQQQQAYGQEQQMQHYSTNINGTVQHQTSEMQTTFSNRTAKPFSVENMAAVPYSPPASGFTQDSFGHGEQIASRDERISTPAIKTGVLMEGRKRNTAKPMFTFKERPKVSPNPALLNLLNKGDKKLGFESGPEEDYLSLGAEACNFLQSSLKNKNPPPVAPKPAVNPTCLPWSTQTELANQAVAQQPENGVSTPTVVPIAESAPASELEPTPAPVAEPSPPPAPQGVPVSATTMDPHTLTLPEPEPQEQSLQVTTEEDNVAAGLSQPAPQTTWAVSQVQTQQQQSSHSWHQVQPQEVAASQSPSQPPWIASQSPQAQVQPPTLTSTWSPQNQLSWNPPVEQARPPTHAHPTWGHPQEQRQAQPPWAQSQPPNMQPTPPAWGQPQDQQVQKQQPQAPWVEPPQAQPHHHQPPWIQPQQKVQAQPPWGQLQPEVQQQPPWVQQHQAPQQEWAQAQAPGQPQQPWMSAQRQQPQQPSTNAWPPSQTQAQTQPPWVQPSQVQVPAGPEANVNPWAPVPAKAQAHPPWAQSSAEHGQQSTTQTQQQAPWAQPVSPQTTPQPSQRPPMSTWGSAQTPPQTAVNTWTPQLQRAPPNVSTSAVNTRPSPKPWTPPQNAPQSQSHPPPPQRMHSYTIAHRASPPINPMATVLNPSSQSSPLNLPAVRGKGADMFVKRQSRMEKFVVDSETVEANKASRSTSPAASLPNEWKYTPNVRAPPSRAYNPIQSPFYPPAATKQPPSSSPSTKAKNKGKQKETPPPKPLNVVDVMKHQPYQLNSSLFIFGAPVETEKPKAAPSLPNPPVENQQVRYEQMPPVQAGGPYNVPCSQAAFGIPMQPTMHDGHYQPNPPDMYPPPNPYQQPPVAYQQAYDQQYQQPIPPAYNPQTPQGSIYQHPPQAPYQPANSPPYLATPSLPFQPQPPSSYAGPNVAVAAKAESVSGGSTAPKPKFTAKKSSAQIWKPAAVDKE; from the exons ATGGGCATCGGGGATTACATGTGCGTGACGCTGCGCGGCGGTGCGCCCTGGGGATTCACCTTGAAGGAGGGAGCGGGAGAGACCTACAGACCCCTCCTGGTGTCGCAGGTAG AGGAAGGTGGCCCGGCGTCTCTGGCCGGAGTGAAGGATGGAGATGAGATGGTGTCGCTCAACGGAGAGCCATGCGCCGACCTCACCCTTTCACAGGCCGTTGACGTGGTGGACGCCTCGGCCGActgtctgcagctgctcatTAGAAG ATGCTGCAGCGTCTCTgccgaagaagaagaaccagAGGAGATGTGTCCTGGGCAGGGCtctgatgccaccacagagagCACCAcccttcacatcttctcttcagagcagaggtgtcaaagCCCGAGGGAGCTCTTCATACCTGCGTCCCAGGACGAGGCCTTTTATGACTTGAATAGCAATCGAGCGGTTTCCAAAGGACCCGAACTGGTTTGTACCGAGCTGCGTGTTTCTTCACCGGCCGATCAGCGAGGGCAAGAACCCGACCAAGAGCGCTGCTTCTCTCCGGGTGACCTGGTGGAGCTACAGGTGTCGGTGCAAACCTCCAGCGACGGGGGATGCGCGTCCCTCGGCAGTGCCCTCGGGATCCTCGGGGAGCCATCCAACAGAGAAGCTGCTGACATGGTCCACAAAACCACCACCGGCGTGTTGCAGTTGGAGCCCGGAGATCTCAGACAACCACTCAAACAGCTCGGCATGGTGGTCGGCTCCCCAGAGGGGCCGGGACGGGAGGAGGGAGCGCAAGAGCATCTCCAGGGATCGGAAGGGAGGGGCATGACGAGAGTGGGTGGCCCCGAGGTCAGTGGACGTGCTGGATCCCAaagtgaaggagaaggaggaggaggctgtgaGGGGGATCCTCGGTCTTTCAGCGTCTCGTTTGGAACTCCCTCAGATGACGGGACACCAGCGGAAGAGCAGGACTCTGATTCTGAAGGGGATCCAGACAAACCACACAAACATCACGCAAGACACTCAA GGCTCAGGCGTTGCGAGAGTCTGTCTGAGAAGCAAGTGAAGGAGGCCAAGTCTAAATGTAAGCGTATCGCTCTTCTCCTTACGACCGCTCCTTCCAACCCCAACAACAAGGGGGTGTTGATGTTCAAAAAGCATCGGCAGCGGGCCAAGAAATACACCCTTGTGAGCTACGGCACTGGAGAAGACGAGCCGGAGTCCAGCGACGAAGAAGACGGGGAAGGCGGAGAACCCTGCACTGTTGAATTCACCCTCGTGGCTACGAGTGATTCTGAAATAGACAAACATTTTCAGACTAATAGCAAAAGCGTGCTAGCGGTGAGCCTGGACAAAGGTCTTCTGGAGATTGAACGGAATCTGAACAACCAAGCAGAGATGGAATGTTTGCCTGAAACCAAGGGCAAAGGAGCTGTTATGTTTGCCCAACGGCGGCAAAGGATGGATGAGATCGCTGCCGAACACGAGGAACTTCGGCGCCATGGAATCCCAGTGGAAGGAATTCAAGAGGCTGAAAAGAACCTGGCAGAGCAGTCCTACATGCAGTCCGCCGCAGAGAGCCACGTCTACATGGATGTGAGCGCGCACCAAcaaagccagcagcagcagtaccagCAGTACTATGAACAGCAGCAATACCAACAGCAACAGTATCCTAAAgagtatcagcagcagcagcagcactacgagcagcagcactttcagcagcagcagatgtaccagcagcagcaagccTATGGCCaagagcagcagatgcagcactACTCTACAAACATCAACGGCACCGTCCAGCACCAGACCAGTGAGATGCAGACTACTTTCAGCAATCGCACGGCAAAGCCTTTCTCCGTAGAGAACATGGCGGCCGTCCCTTATTCTCCTCCAGCGAGTGGGTTCACTCAGGATTCTTTTGGGCACGGAGAGCAGATAGCATCCCGGGATGAGCGAATCTCTACTCCTGCTATTAAAACCGGCGTCTTAAtggaagggaggaaaagaaacactGCTAAACCCATGTTCACTTTCAAGGAACGTCCAAAAGTGTCTCCGAACCCAGCATTATTGAACCTCCTCAACAAAGGTGATAAGAAGTTGGGTTTTGAGTCAGGGCCTGAGGAGGACTACCTCAGCCTTGGGGCCGAGGCTTGTAATTTCCTTCAGTCCTCTCTGAAAAATAAGAATCCTCCACCAGTGGCTCCAAAGCCTGCGGTGAATCCCACTTGTCTTCCCTGGTCCACACAGACAGAACTGGCCAACCAGGCAGTGGCTCAACAACCTGAAAATGGCGTTTCCACACCTACTGTGGTCCCGATAGCAGAGTCTGCGCCTGCTTCAGAGCTGGAGCCAACCCCTGCACCTGTTGCTGAgccctctccccctcctgccccccaggGGGTTCCTGTGAGCGCCACTACAATGGATCCACACACGCTGACTCTCCCTGAACCGGAACCTCAAGAACAGTCTCTGCAAGTCACAACCGAGGAAGACAACGTTGCTGCAGGTTTGAGCCAACCTGCTCCACAGACTACCTGGGCGGTGTCACAAGtgcaaacacaacagcagcagtcctCACATTCATGGCATCAAGTCCAGCCTCAGGAAGTAGCAGCAAGTCAATCCCCATCCCAGCCTCCTTGGATAGCAAGTCAGTCCCCTCAGGCACAAGTACAGCCCCCAACACTGACATCTACATGGAGCCCTCAAAACCAGCTGTCATGGAATCCACCTGTGGAGCAAGCACGACCCCCGACCCATGCTCATCCAACCTGGGGCCACCCTCAAGAGCAAAGACAAGCTCAGCCACCATGGGCGCAGTCGCAACCGCCGAATATGCAGCCAACGCCACCAGCATGGGGTCAGCCTCAAGACCAACAAGTGCAAAAGCAGCAGCCCCAGGCCCCATGGGTAGAGCCACCGCAAGCTCagcctcatcatcatcaaccaccgTGGATTCAACCGCAGCAAAAAGTCCAAGCACAACCCCCTTGGGGACAACTTCAGCCAGAagtccagcagcagccgccgtgGGTTCAACAACATCAGGCCCCACAACAAGAGTGGGCCCAGGCCCAAGCGCCAGGGCAGCCTCAACAACCCTGGATGTCTGCTCAGCGTCAACAGCCACAGCAGCCATCAACGAATGCATGGCCACCATCACAAACTCAAGCCCAAACCCAGCCACCGTGGGTGCAGCCATCGCAAGTGCAGGTTCCAGCGGGACCCGAAGCCAATGTGAACCCATGGGCACCGGTACCTGCCAAGGCTCAGGCTCATCCACCGTGGGCCCAGAGCTCTGCAGAGCATGGTCAGCAGTCCACAACTCAGACCCAACAGCAAGCCCCTTGGGCTCAGCCAGTTTCACCACAGACGACACCACAGCCTTCACAGCGACCACCGATGAGCACGTGGGGCTCCGCTCAGACTCCGCCTCAGACAGCTGTGAACACCTGGACGCCACAATTACAGCGAGCACCTCCAAACGTGTCGACGTCTGCGGTCAACACACGTCCCTCTCCAAAACCTTGGACTCCGCCGCAAAATGCTCCACAAAGCCAAAGCCACCCGCCCCCGCCGCAGCGGATGCACTCCTACACAATTGCTCACAGAGCTTCACCACCCATCAACCCGATGGCAACCGTTCTGAACCCATCGTCCCAAAGCTCCCCCTTAAACCTGCCGGCTGTCAGAGGGAAAGGAGCTGATATGTTTGTCAAGAGGCAGTCTCGCATGGAGAAGTTTGTTGTGGATTCCGAGACGGTAGAAGCCAACAAGGCAAGCCGGTCGACGTCTCCTGCCGCGTCGTTGCCCAACGAGTGGAAGTATACGCCAAATGTACGCGCTCCACCCTCACGGGCTTATAATCCTATTCAGTCCCCTTTTTATCCCCCAGCAGCAACCAAGCAGCCCCCATCGAGTAGCCCTTCAACCAAGGCTAAGAACAAGGGCAAACAGAAGGAAACTCCTCCCCCCAAACCCCTCAATGTTGTGGATGTTATGAAACATCAGCCCTATCAACTCAAttcttctctctttatttttggGGCTCCTGTAGAGACTGAAAAGCCCAAAGCTGCCCCTTCACTTCCCAACCCTCCTGTCGAAAACCAACAAGTTAGATATGAGCAAATGCCCCCTGTCCAGGCCGGCGGGCCGTACAATGTCCCGTGCTCCCAAGCAGCCTTTGGGATACCCATGCAGCCAACGATGCATGACGGTCACTACCAGCCAAACCCACCAGATATGTATCCTCCCCCCAACCCTTATCAACAACCCCCTGTTGCATACCAACAGGCATATGACCAACAGTACCAGCAACCCATCCCACCTGCATATAACCCCCAAACTCCTCAGGGCTCCATATACCAACACCCGCCGCAAGCCCCGTATCAGCCAGCAAATAGCCCCCCCTACCTGGCAACTCCATCACTGCCTTTccaaccacagcctcccagtAGCTACGCTGGCCCTAACGTTGCTGTAGCTGCGAAGGCTGAGTCAGTTTCAGGTGGTTCCACCGCTCCTAAACCCAAATTCACAGCCAAAAAGAGCTCGGCTCAGATATGGAAGCCTGCGGCTGTTGATAAGGAGTGA